In Rhodococcus sp. OK302, one genomic interval encodes:
- a CDS encoding thioredoxin family protein, with the protein MTGITILLVALVAVVAVGLFLKSRSGTVRASAAAPPNSTQGRTELLVAAGVQSTGGPVVLHFSADWCGPCAAVRRVVDQVVTSMADMPRPPTDVELDIDKHPALAREMSVLSLPTTFILDGNLVEKFRVPGVPSTTDLRNALTPFSTPDDPNSSITG; encoded by the coding sequence ATGACCGGGATCACAATTCTGCTCGTCGCCCTTGTTGCCGTCGTCGCCGTCGGACTGTTTCTCAAATCGCGAAGCGGAACGGTTCGCGCCAGCGCAGCGGCGCCCCCGAACTCGACCCAGGGCCGGACCGAACTCCTTGTCGCGGCCGGTGTGCAGTCCACCGGCGGGCCCGTCGTCCTGCATTTTTCCGCGGATTGGTGCGGACCCTGCGCCGCGGTGCGCCGCGTAGTCGACCAGGTAGTGACGTCGATGGCCGACATGCCGCGACCACCCACCGATGTCGAACTCGACATCGACAAACACCCAGCGCTGGCCCGGGAAATGAGCGTCCTCTCCTTACCCACCACCTTCATCCTCGACGGCAACCTCGTCGAGAAATTCCGGGTGCCCGGAGTGCCGTCCACGACGGACCTGAGAAATGCGCTCACGCCTTTTTCGACGCCCGACGATCCAAATTCCTCGATTACGGGGTAA
- a CDS encoding LmeA family phospholipid-binding protein — translation MRKLIIGIVFLLGLGLVADFGAAAYAEYRVSRELRAGASLDADPEVTFNGFPFITQALSGKYKDVYIRATGVQSNIVGEVTVEADLRGVSVPFTDLINGNVTQLPVDKLDGRMGINATDLGKLLNIPDLQVSSPPADKSDGTGGSGGTGATTAGAVVLTGTVAVGPVETPVSVQANLVLDGGQVKIVASNLYFGPEGEADFSIPAALEPTILGMFSYTIDPQSLPFNVKPNLVYAEGGRIVIEGSTENTVIDLAELQNP, via the coding sequence GTGCGCAAACTGATCATCGGCATCGTCTTCCTCCTCGGCCTCGGACTGGTCGCCGATTTCGGCGCTGCTGCGTACGCCGAATACCGCGTCTCACGCGAACTCCGAGCAGGTGCCTCACTCGACGCCGACCCCGAAGTCACGTTCAACGGCTTCCCATTCATCACTCAGGCGCTGAGCGGAAAATACAAGGACGTCTACATCCGAGCGACGGGCGTTCAGAGCAATATCGTCGGAGAGGTCACCGTCGAAGCAGATCTGCGCGGAGTTTCCGTCCCCTTCACCGATCTGATCAACGGAAACGTCACCCAACTCCCCGTCGACAAACTCGACGGCAGAATGGGTATCAACGCAACTGATCTCGGGAAGCTCCTCAACATCCCTGACCTGCAGGTTTCTTCACCACCGGCCGACAAATCCGACGGCACGGGCGGAAGTGGCGGCACGGGTGCAACCACAGCCGGAGCCGTCGTCCTGACCGGAACCGTCGCCGTAGGTCCCGTCGAAACCCCGGTCAGCGTTCAAGCGAACCTGGTCCTCGACGGAGGCCAGGTCAAGATCGTTGCCAGCAACCTCTACTTCGGGCCCGAAGGCGAAGCCGACTTCTCCATCCCCGCAGCACTCGAACCCACCATCCTGGGGATGTTCAGCTACACCATCGATCCCCAGTCACTCCCCTTCAACGTCAAGCCCAATCTCGTCTACGCAGAAGGCGGCCGCATCGTGATCGAAGGAAGTACCGAAAACACAGTCATCGACCTCGCGGAACTTCAGAACCCATGA
- a CDS encoding DUF4395 domain-containing protein, with protein sequence MSTTATQIQQVDVRGPRFAAWVTTAVLVLTLVLSTFSLPAATVLLALQAIVFAIGAVAGPKRSPYGQVFGKLVAPRISPVTEREPVAPLRFAQFVGFVFAVAGTVGFLAGSTIVGTVATGFALFAALLNAAFGICLGCQIYPLVARLRNTGRASTA encoded by the coding sequence ATGTCCACAACCGCAACCCAGATCCAGCAAGTAGACGTTCGTGGCCCGCGGTTCGCCGCCTGGGTCACCACCGCCGTACTGGTTCTGACGCTCGTCCTCTCGACGTTCTCCCTACCCGCAGCCACCGTCCTCCTTGCGCTGCAAGCAATCGTGTTCGCGATCGGCGCGGTAGCCGGCCCCAAGCGAAGCCCCTACGGACAGGTTTTCGGCAAGCTCGTCGCACCGAGGATTTCGCCCGTCACCGAACGTGAACCTGTTGCGCCACTGCGCTTCGCACAGTTCGTCGGCTTCGTCTTCGCAGTGGCCGGAACCGTCGGATTCCTTGCCGGATCCACGATCGTCGGGACCGTCGCCACCGGCTTCGCGCTCTTTGCCGCGTTGCTCAATGCTGCATTCGGCATCTGCCTCGGCTGCCAGATCTACCCTCTCGTTGCTCGGCTCCGAAACACTGGAAGAGCCTCGACAGCCTGA
- a CDS encoding putative leader peptide: protein MRSRLFRRPTIQIPRLRGKVANVQTRHELMLTRRRAVDLCRLGGCCCTCC, encoded by the coding sequence ATGCGCTCACGCCTTTTTCGACGCCCGACGATCCAAATTCCTCGATTACGGGGTAAAGTCGCGAACGTGCAAACCCGCCACGAGCTGATGCTCACCCGACGCCGCGCAGTTGACCTGTGCCGCCTCGGTGGTTGTTGCTGTACCTGTTGTTGA
- a CDS encoding winged helix-turn-helix transcriptional regulator yields the protein MELLLLTSDPNPEAVLPALALLAHSVRPAPTEVSSLLEASSADVALVDARIDLAAARGLCRLLGSTGSAVPVVAVLTEGGLVAVNADWGLDDILLPGTGPAEVDARLRLLVARSGGVASPEASGKITLGELVIDEGTYTARLRGRPLDLTYKEFELLKYLAQHAGRVFTRAQLLQEVWGYDFFGGTRTVDVHVRRLRAKLGTEYESLIGTVRNVGYKAVRPTRAKNGTAAPVRFEDDEDADYESVDGTVV from the coding sequence GTGGAGTTGCTTCTCCTCACCTCCGACCCCAACCCGGAGGCAGTTCTCCCGGCGTTGGCGCTGCTGGCGCACTCGGTTAGGCCCGCTCCCACTGAGGTTTCCTCACTGCTCGAAGCGAGTTCTGCCGACGTCGCACTGGTGGACGCACGCATAGATCTGGCTGCTGCGCGCGGCTTGTGTCGATTGCTCGGAAGCACAGGTTCTGCTGTACCCGTTGTGGCTGTTCTCACCGAAGGCGGGCTTGTTGCCGTCAATGCGGACTGGGGGTTGGACGACATCCTGCTGCCCGGCACCGGGCCGGCGGAGGTGGACGCCCGATTGCGATTGTTGGTGGCCCGCAGCGGCGGTGTTGCCAGTCCGGAAGCGTCGGGAAAGATCACGCTGGGCGAATTGGTTATCGACGAGGGGACGTACACGGCACGACTGCGTGGACGGCCCCTTGATTTGACTTACAAGGAATTCGAGCTGCTCAAGTACCTGGCGCAGCATGCGGGACGGGTTTTCACCCGGGCGCAGTTGTTGCAAGAGGTGTGGGGTTACGACTTCTTCGGTGGCACCCGCACGGTGGATGTCCATGTGCGACGTTTGCGCGCCAAACTTGGCACTGAATACGAATCCTTGATCGGTACAGTCCGAAATGTCGGATACAAGGCCGTAAGGCCCACGAGGGCCAAGAACGGCACCGCTGCGCCTGTCCGGTTCGAGGACGACGAGGATGCCGATTACGAATCGGTGGACGGAACGGTGGTGTGA